Within the Maribacter sp. BPC-D8 genome, the region CAACCACAATGAGTACACTTAAAAATAGATATCTTTCGCTGGATGTCTTTAGAGGGATGGATGTCGCCCTAATGATTATTGTTAACTCCCCCGGAAATGGCGATACCAGTTTTGGAATTTTAAAACATGCTGTCTGGAACGGATTCACACTTACCGATTTAGTCTTCCCTACTTTCTTGTTCGTAGTCGGTAATGCCATGAGCTTTAGTATGAAAAAATACGAAGCTGAAGGTAGTGGTGCCTTTTTAAAGAAGGTCTTTAAACGTTTTTCTATAATTTTCTTACTAGGTTTTTTAATGTATTGGTTTCCATTTTTTGAAGATGGCGGATTAAAACCAATTGCCGAAACCAGAATATTTGGAGTATTACAACGAATTGCATTATGCTACTTATTTGCATCAATTCTACTTCATTATTTTAAAACAAAATCTGTTCTAATTTTTAGCGCCCTGGCTTTAGTGGGGTATCATATTATATTATTGGTTTTTGGCGACTTGTCGTTGACAGGTAATGCAGTATTAAAACTTGACGAATTTCTTATTGGCGCAGACCATATGTACCATGGTAATGGCGGTGTTGCTTTTGACCCTGAAGGATTACTAAGCACCTTACCTGCCATAGTAAATGTTATTGCCGGCTACTTTACTGGTAAATTCATTCAAAAGAGTGGTCAGAATTTCGAAACCATTGCCAAACTCATTATGGCTGCCGGTCTTTTAATTATCGTAGGATTTGCTTGGGATTTAATATTCCCATTCAACAAAAAACTATGGTCAAGCTCTTTTGTATTGTTAACTAGTGGAAT harbors:
- a CDS encoding acyltransferase family protein codes for the protein MSTLKNRYLSLDVFRGMDVALMIIVNSPGNGDTSFGILKHAVWNGFTLTDLVFPTFLFVVGNAMSFSMKKYEAEGSGAFLKKVFKRFSIIFLLGFLMYWFPFFEDGGLKPIAETRIFGVLQRIALCYLFASILLHYFKTKSVLIFSALALVGYHIILLVFGDLSLTGNAVLKLDEFLIGADHMYHGNGGVAFDPEGLLSTLPAIVNVIAGYFTGKFIQKSGQNFETIAKLIMAAGLLIIVGFAWDLIFPFNKKLWSSSFVLLTSGIDIFVIAVLIYLLDMSKPGKWTYFFEVFGRNTLFIYLLSELFIISLAEITMKGTNAYNWIADNIFIATAGDYFGSLLFALWIMLTCWLVGYIMDKKGVYIKV